A window from Plasmodium gaboni strain SY75 chromosome 9, whole genome shotgun sequence encodes these proteins:
- a CDS encoding hypothetical protein (conserved Plasmodium protein, unknown function) has product MKTEQEKKDIKMKYANYFQLNEDAKQWIYNKIDKNEIFSIKGQYESLVKTYEDRKKDVSNKYNVNKYLNFINSFFLLCLIMLDLFINIFKVTIENIKYFLKNPLYFIYTCKVFIKSITSNLFKFLELYKHVILKTFLFLLKEKKKIAKEIKDLFTFCFKVLYFYVYKYIQSLYQYVYIKYCELFKPSKNFKVSFT; this is encoded by the coding sequence ATGAAAACCgaacaagaaaaaaaagatataaaaatgaaatacGCAAATTATTTCCAATTGAATGAAGATGCTAAACAATGgatatataacaaaatagataagaatgaaatattttctataaaaGGACAATATGAATCACTTGTTAAGACTTATGAAGATAGAAAAAAGGATGTTAGTAATAAGtataatgtaaataaatatttaaattttataaatagtttttttttattatgtcTTATAATGTTGGACTTATTTATTAACATATTTAAAGTTACTATAgagaatataaaatattttttaaaaaatcctctatattttatatatacttgcaaagtttttataaaaagtattacatctaatttattcaaatttttagaattatataaacacGTCATTCTAAAAAcattcttatttttattaaaggaaaaaaagaaaatagCCAAAGAAATAAAAGACCTCTTTactttttgttttaaagttttatatttttatgtttacaaatatattcaatCACTTTATcaatatgtatatattaaatacTGTGAATTATTTAAACCCAGCAAAAACTTCAAGGTCTCATTTACATAA
- a CDS encoding putative tRNA pseudouridine synthase has product PLSRVSRTDKGVSARINGINIRLNIKYENVSILDIEKKYVKELNKKLKNIHIHDIKHVSNTFDARLNCIHRTYVYFFINKNYNIEKMKKAAKLFIGEHDFSNCCKKGKNVTSYRRTVLKFDIRNINKHFYYFKIKGISFLYNQIRHMVAILFLVGKGLLDDNDVIDILNNTSTKRKNYHIADENGLLLYSFKFNDYKYNNHVDNKIFLNVMNKYIQSTMLLVSLCHPLKLENKNEDFFENLDHDQMNNDVIL; this is encoded by the exons ACCATTGTCGAGGGTGTCACGAACTGACAAAGGAGTATCTGCTCGTATCAATGgaataaatataagattaaatataaaatatgagAATGTTTCTATTTTagatatagaaaaaaaatatgttaaaGAATTAAACAAGAAGCTTAAGAATATACACATACATGATATAAAGCATGTCTCAAATACATTTGATGCCCg ATTAAATTGTATCCATAGGActtatgtttatttttttataaataaaaattataacatAGAAAAGATGAAGAAGGCAGCAAAATTATTT ATAGGTGAACATGATTTTTCCAACTGTTGCAAGAAAGGAAAAAATGTAACATCTTATAG ACGAACTGTATTAAAATTTGATATCcgaaatataaataaacatttttattattttaaaattaagggtatttcttttttatataaccaa ATTAGACATATGGTTgcaatattatttttagtAGGAAAAGGACTATTGGATGATAATGACGTGATTGATATATTGAATAATACATCTACtaaaagaaaaaa TTATCATATTGCTGATGAAAATGGTTTGCTATTATATTCCTTCAAATTTAATgattacaaatataataatcatgttgacaataaaatttttttaaatgtcATGAACAAATATATTCAGAGCACTATGTTATTAGTTTCGCTTTGCCATCCTTTAAAATtggaaaataaaaatgaagacTTCTTCGAAAATTTAGATCATGACCAAATGAACAATGatgttattttataa
- a CDS encoding putative ribosomal RNA methyltransferase, which produces MGKLSKDRRDIYYRKAKESGYRARSSFKLIQINEKFGILKLFKPDIYNYNNENDLINIYNEHYCYNIVDLCAAPGSWSQVLKNICLYNYYQILYIINKYTNDENIKNIQHEEFLNKFSLYINYNDELENKINKLKIKCSNIKEPNIVAVDLQEIGNMNYVKIIQGDITKMSTIDKILKCMNNKINSDEENINILNNTDNKKNKNIFSYAHTVVSDGAPDITGMNDIDEFIQSQLILSSLKVCCSVLKIGGNFISKIFRGEHTGLLILHLNKFFKRVYICKPQSSRNKSLESFLVCLNFSLPTSNIISMNNHNSENQINHKYLSEQQIRKYHAQLITNKDKDDQQCEDKKEHYNYDDNIHNNLCHTTKNNNQVIYYDHIQTKEVSSQYEHNNNIVENNLTPNLDILKNINKIINEYDNDKNNLDIFNFYCSDSDEEIKYFNSEDEEVVNNYISSECFMTNKLFTFIATDNYYDSDKSYLLPENYVRHEPQLMPLKPPYMLSLQKKRQEVKK; this is translated from the coding sequence ATGGGGAAACTAAGTAAAGATAGAAGAGACATTTATTATCGTAAGGCAAAAGAAAGTGGATATAGGGCAAGAAgttcatttaaattaatccaaataaatgaaaaatttgggatattaaaattatttaaaccagatatatataattataataatgaaaatgatttaataaatatatataatgaacactattgttataatattgtCGACTTATGTGCAGCTCCTGGTAGTTGGTCTCaagttttaaaaaatatttgtttatataattattatcaaatattatatataataaataaatatactaatgatgaaaatattaaaaatatacaacATGAAGAATTTCTAAACAAGTTTTCTTtgtatattaattataacgatgaattagaaaataaaataaataaattaaaaataaaatgttcaaatataaaagaacCAAATATTGTTGCTGTAGATTTACAGGAAATAGGAAATATGAACTATGTGAAAATTATTCAAGGAGATATAACCAAAATGTCAACCATAGATAAAATTTTGAAATgtatgaataataaaattaatagtgatgaagaaaatataaatattcttaataatactgataacaaaaaaaataaaaatattttttcatatgcTCATACTGTTGTTAGTGATGGTGCTCCTGATATTACAGGAATGAATGATATAGATGAATTCATTCAATCACAATTAATTTTGTCTAGCTTAAAAGTTTGTTGTTCAGTTTTAAAAATAGGTGGCAATTTTATTAGCAAAATATTTAGAGGAGAACATACAGGATTATTAATTCTACActtaaataaattttttaaaagagTCTATATATGTAAACCTCAAAGTAGTAGGAATAAAAGCTTAGAATCATTCCTTGTTTGTCTTAATTTCTCTTTACCCACatcaaatattatatcaatGAATAATCATAATTCAGAAAATCAAATTAATCACAAATATTTATCTGAACAACAAATTAGAAAATATCATGCTCAGCTCATAACTAATAAGGATAAAGATGATCAACAGTGTGAAGATAAAAAGGAACACTATAATTATGACgataatattcataataatttgtgtcatacaacaaaaaacaacaatcaagttatatattatgatcaTATACAAACTAAAGAGGTGTCATCACAATAtgaacataataataatattgtagAAAATAACCTTACTCCAAATTTGGATatcttaaaaaatataaataaaattataaatgaatatgatAATGACAAAAACAACCTAGacatatttaatttttattgttCTGATAGTGATGaggaaataaaatattttaactcagaagatgaagaagttgtaaataattatatttcatCAGAATGTTTTATGACcaataaattatttacatttattgCAACagataattattatgattcTGATAAGTCTTATTTGTTACCAGAAAATTATGTCAGGCATGAGCCCCAACTCATGCCATTAAAACCTCCTTACATGTTATCATTGCAGAAAAAAAGACAAGAGGTAAAAAAATAG
- a CDS encoding hypothetical protein (conserved Plasmodium protein, unknown function), with protein MSISIPNVKNNFSLLIKLKSLHLLNNSSKNVVNLNVNVFYDTEHEEKIKCIPERVHSIETFNNEHNFVFKVSVNKCFYLPFICLKGECPNFIHITFLDEDGKKKERKKLGLKIYLNKKYSFLKYYSSYKTYNVYEFNNNNVKGYIELACEIVSCEHPLEYFPEKKKKMDNDDYFSLATDISISKLKKEMIICKTDKDMDAHIESYNLENKDNNSEKSSPYKRNILEIFSSSFKNAYKKMPIPLITTSNLVDILLNTMLVQYRRNGIQNPPWLKIINDAYDLHLFKHFQLCNNKKDYQMYEEIRTCSLFLYLESVFLNIASQFSKYVIIQEYTKYTNPRYVNKLLKGKLLHKIDLGHNFIYEKIVDDSPLDMLKLFKNDEIYVTKDSGVIGEGLIGILIFGDEKTDAEKAYKIYNREIKAQQWLNKGIAKIKMENMKCRQNIIKEKRESEWISLSLLSFNMGTVVSYKGFKMYVMPSPQLPLNITKLNNIRGNLKYEMSLLEKNIPTYNLFKNPNVRQSFIIPYYKQXXXXXXXXXXSNSDNIFTHSELDHLDIESNHSAHERCYNVPPVYSNLLKVQNNICLYKEISDDCKTDKERYEKKVDIYLEKIVIELEKVHLNVPFDSVSLKMYLQNKGLRIRHLGRMLKFITYKWLYNIITYEIFIRCIKKFIFRCMREMSIFYKKKVMAYIYQYRENNKKNEIKMMRKKELISNLLRADKSSKEKKKMDISYFNEKGNEDMNIKSNYDYNNNINELLYDTDASTCSNNTYDDNNNNMFNYKKREDKKKLNKISDSLLHIYELVNDKNIIENRLKFENLSLLSVIFNFDIVRKYTNKEMYILKRVNEKKRDVIDNYIIIKKIYKGNISLIDMLIINIFNILLTTKNYYYKNIFLLEINKLCYELYKINISYSCEEIQDNYIYDNLQKVLGILYFPSLLEYDEEIKKGNKIFHLYDLKSYNIRIKRSLNIYYIDFVTNRYIFNYQNIHLDISIENKRLLSILIFYTFIYYNNNINNNNINKNYLYMGNLKWDNFERVLLQSDKHKKHFNKIYDEKINLLLTSKDNITLFNNRDYFTFYGLLNIVAEGIKMRLFKMSMNKSFYLFRCISENSVMSIYIRLMWLSIYMFLRYYISKGCALDGPHKKDDICIKDVKIRNGFSPNDIKGMKKCVKDKEQIKKKKNNNNNNNNNNNDDSDDNDDSDDNDDLLLKRKKKIFFKVEGDDTTCESTIYSDNIYEKCVNYNSDNSVEIYEKDMAMFEKIHVYKKTYEICSIILKKYFVYYHPLYLDFYLSFAWYNKGSNNEQVFLHFLREFILLQINVCSKSCREKKMEILKMNENFENLVFSIIFKNNKEEENIKNKYDINENMNIKRMDNYDCSLFLNDICYPHCNIYKDNKNYDILKDINFLKSNTLLASSLHYFINCLFYYYNNDEYINKYKSSDFIYDSIHICINSLESVKRIYRLSSNTEKYFGNACLDISLMIIILKLNHPNFLVDKNNWMLYALQNGTEAEQVLKQHCGDSHIDTIKCRYALGLIYIYFNNFECMHMLENVFYHIQNYEYTYEDNNILSSIFWYIPDKYKGRLNCMNRQKLILDKRKIKCFLFYMWLNIFIPLEYAKKIMNILFILYSIDIYKKKKKEKSHDKDNAFFKQGQIDSYEQIILFIKNYKYIYKKDDLFLNLQEYDHLLRRNEQIYLKKKKEKGGKNEIYKHNIYNNNIHNIYSNNNIYYYMDGVNYFNNSLDESKNFKMNKEIDNKDTLFYLHNEKKNKEYNSITSFFLKEFLDIIEIESELLYDEEKYLNEYKSYTGIQKKTKMYSLLHKLLKIKEKIKNRNKKNKEYDNYMGYINKYNDKHSYFDDNKSHHKIKQINSITEYSDKDSLSFLNSNKTWSDTSSNYTDIVKRISDNIKKKNKKNKNNNNNTFHSFLMHYDYNKKKRNKVKKSKIKKDINIFMSIMYYFLNYESFQKFYIKK; from the exons atgtCTATAAGTATTCCTAATGTtaagaataatttttctcttttaataaaattaaagtCATTAcatcttttaaataattcttcTAAGAATGTAGTTAAT TTAAATGTAAACGTTTTTTATGACACCGAACACGAagagaaaataaaatgtatcCCAGAGAGAGTTCATTCAATTGAAACGTTTAATAATGAACACAATTTTGTG TTCAAAGTCAGTGTAAATAAATGTTTCTATTTGCCCTTTATCTGTTTAAAGGGAGAATGTCCGAATTTTATACATATCACATTTTTAGATGAGgatggaaaaaaaaaagaaagaaaaaaattaggattaaaaatatatttaaataaaaagtatagctttttaaaatattacagttcatataaaacatataatgTTTATGAATTCAATAACAATAATGTTAAAG GCTATATAGAGTTGGCATGTGAAATCGTTAGTTGTGAACATCCCTTGGAGTATTTTccagaaaaaaaaaaaaaaatg GATAACGACGACTACTTTTCATTGGCAACAGATATATCAATTAGCAAGctaaaaaaagaaatgatCATATGCAAAACAGATAAAGATATGGATGCTCACATAGAATCATAT AATCTGGAGAATAAAGACAATAACTCTGAAAAATCATCACCAT ataaaagaaatattcttgagatattttcttcttcctTTAAAAATGCATATAAGAAAATGCCTATACCTTTAATAACAACTTCGAATTTGGTTGACATTCTTTTAAATACTATGCTTGTTCAATATAGAAGAA atGGCATACAAAATCCTCCATGgttaaaaattattaacGACGCTTACGATTTACACTTATTTAAACATTTCCAATTGTGCAACAATAAAAAG GATTATCAAATGTATGAGGAAATTAGGACGTGTAGtttatttctttatctAGAGAGTGTATTTCTAAATATAGCCTCGCAATTTTCtaaatatgttataataCAAGAATATAC aaaatataCTAATCCCAGATATGTGAATAAATTACTTAAAG GAAAGTTACTTCATAAAATAGACTTGGGtcataattttatatacgAAAAAATAGTGGATGATTCACCTTTGGATATGCTAAAActatttaaaaatgatgaa ataTATGTAACTAAAGATTCCGGGGTTATAGGGGAAGGATTGATTGGTATCTTAATATTTGGAGATGAAAAAACGGATGCCGAAAAAGCTTACaa AATATACAATAGGGAAATAAAAGCTCAACAATGGTTAAACAAAGGAATAGctaaaataaaaatggaaaatatgaaatgtaggcaaaatataataaaggAAAAAAGAGAGAGCGAATGGATAtctttatctttattatcttttaatatGGGAACGG TTGTGTCTTATAAAGGATTTAAAATGTATGTAATGCCTTCACCACAATTACCTTTAAACATaacaaaattaaataatatcaGAGGGAACCTgaaatat GAAATGTCATTGctagaaaaaaatattccaACTTATAATTTGTTTAAAAACCCAAATGTAAGACAGTCTTTTATAATACCATATTATAAACAANNNNNNNNNNNNNNNNNNNNNNNNNNNNNGAGTAATAGTgacaatatttttacacATTCTGAATTAGACCACTTGGATATAGAG aGTAATCATAGTGCACATGAAAGATGCTATAATGTTCCCCCCGTTTATTCCAATCTGTTGAAGGTgcaaaataatatttgtttatataaagaaatatcAGATGATTGTAAGACAGATAAAGAGAGGTACGAGAAAAAGGTCGATATATATTTAGAGAAGATAGTTATAGAGCTGGAGAAAGTCCATTTGAACGTGCCTTTTGATTCTGTTTCCttaaaaatgtatttacaaaataaagGATTAAGAATAAGACATCTTGGAAGAATGTTGAAGTTTATTACTTACAAATggttatataatataattacataTGAGATATTTATACGttgtataaaaaaatttatatttcgTTGTATGCGTGAAATGTCtatattttataagaaGAAAGTGATggcatatatatatcaatatagagaaaataataaaaagaatgaGATTAAAATGATGAggaaaaaagaattaataaGTAATCTTTTACGAGCAGATAAAAGTAGTAAAGAGAAAAAGAAGATGgatatttcatattttaatgaaaaaggaaatgaagacatgaatataaaaagtaattatgattataataataatataaatgaattattatatgatacGGATGCATCTACATGTAGTAATAACAcatatgatgataataataataatatgtttaattataaaaagagGGAAGATAAGAAGAAATTGAATAAAATTAGTGATAGTTTATTGCACATATATGAATTAgtaaatgataaaaatattattgaGAATCGTTTGAAGTTTGAGaatttatctttattatcagttatatttaattttgatattgtgagaaaatatacaaataaagaaatgtatatattaaaaagggtgaatgaaaagaaaagagATGTTATAGATAattacataataattaaaaaaatatataaaggaaATATTAGTTTAATCGatatgttaataataaatatttttaatatattattaacaacaaaaaattattattataaaaatatttttttattagaaataaataaattatgttatgaattatataaaataaatatatcatattcGTGTGAAGAAATTCaagataattatatatatgataatttgCAAAAGGTTCTAggtatattatattttccatCTTTATTAGAATATGAtgaagaaattaaaaaagggaataaaatatttcatttatatgatttaaagagttataatataagaataaaaagatcattgaatatatattatatagattTTGTTACCAATAggtatatatttaattatcaaaatattcatttgGATATATCTATAGAAAATAAGAGActattatcaatattaatattttatacatttatatattataataataatataaataataataatataaataagaattatttatatatggGCAATTTAAAATGGGATAATTTTGAAAGGGTGTTATTACAATCTgataaacataaaaaacattttaataaaatatatgatgaaaaaataaatcttCTTTTAACATCAAAGGataatataacattatttaataatagAGATTATTTTACCTTTTATGgtttattaaatatagTAGCTGAAGGAATTAAGATGCGGCTTTTTAAGATGTCTATGAATAAATCATTTTATCTATTTAGATGTATATCTGAAAATAGTGTTATGTCCATATATATACGTTTAATGTGgttatctatatatatgtttttaagatattatatttctaaAGGTTGTGCTTTAGACGGTCCTCATAAAAAGGATGACATCTGTATTAAGGATGTTAAAATTAGAAATGGATTCTCTCCAAATGATATTAAAGGAATGAAAAAATGTGTTAAGGATAaagaacaaataaaaaaaaaaaaaaataataataataataataataataataataatgatgatagtgatgataatgatgatagtgatgataatgatgattTGTTGTtgaaaaggaaaaaaaaaatattttttaaagttGAAGGAGATGACACAACATGTGAATCAACAATATAtagtgataatatatatgaaaaatgtGTGAATTATAATTCAGATAATTCTGTTGAAATATATGAGAAAGATATGGCTATGTTTGAAAAGATCCATgtgtataaaaaaacatatgAGATATGTTCGATAATATTgaagaaatattttgtgtattatcatcctttatatttagatttttatttatcttttgcctg GTATAATAAGGGTTCAAATAATGAGCAAGTATTTCTTCACTTCTTGAGAGAATTCATATTACTTCAAATAAATGTATGCTCAAAAAGTTGTAGGGAAAAAAAGATGgaaattttaaaaatgaacGAGAATTTCGAGAATCTTGttttttctataatttttaaGAATAACAAAGAggaagaaaatattaaaaataaatatgatataaatgaaaatatgaatataaagAGGATGGATAATTATGATtgttctttatttttaaatgatatatgTTATCCACActgtaatatatataaggacaataaaaattatgatattttaaaagatattaattttttgaaatCGAATACTCTTTTGGCTAGTTCAttacattattttattaattgtttattttattattacaataatgatgaatatataaataaatataagagtagtgattttatttatgataGTATACATATATGCATAAATTCATTGGAGAGTGTCAAGAGGATATATAGATTATCTAGTAATActgaaaaatattttggAAATGCATGTCTGGATATATCtttgatgataataatattgaagTTAAACCATCCGAATTTTTTAGTTGACAAAAATAATTGGATGTTGTATGCTCTTCAAAATGGTACTGAGGCGGAACAG GTACTGAAGCAGCATTGTGGTGATAGTCACATAGACACAATAAAATGCAGATATGCCCTTGgacttatatatatatattttaataatttcgAGTGTATGCATATGTTAGAAAACgttttttatcatatacAAAATTATGAGTATACTtatgaagataataatattttaagtAGTATTTTCTGGTATATCCcagataaatataaaggCAGATTAAATTGTATGAATAGACAAAAGCTTATATTagataaaagaaaaataaaatgctttttattttatatgtggttaaatatatttattccTTTGGAGTATGccaaaaaaattatgaatatattatttattttatattcaatagatatatataagaagaaaaagaaggAAAAATCACATGATAAAGATAATGCCTTTTTTAAACAAGGGCAAATAGATTCTTatgaacaaataatattgtttataaaaaattataaatatatatataaaaaggatGACTTGTTTTTGAATTTGCAAGAATATGATCATTTATTGAGAAGAAACGAACAGATATACttgaaaaagaagaaagaaaaaGGGGGAAAAAATGAGATATATAAgcataatatatataataataatatacataatatatatagtaataataatatttattattatatggatggtgttaattattttaataatagTTTAGATGAATCAAAAAATTTTAAGATGAACAAAGAGATAGATAATAAGGACacattattttatttacataatgaaaagaaaaataaagaatacAATAGCATAAcatccttttttttaaaagaatttttAGATATAATAGAAATAGAATCTGAGTTATTATATGATGaggaaaaatatttgaatgaatataaatcatatacTGGTATTCAAAAGAAGACAAAAATGTATTCATTGCTACATAAATtgttaaaaataaaggaaaagataaagaacagaaataagaaaaataaagaatatgataattatatgggttatattaataaatataatgataaacattcatattttgatgataataaaagtCACCATAAGattaaacaaataaattcTATTACAGAATATAGTGATAAAGATAGtctttcatttttaaattcaaataaaaCTTGGAGTGATACCTCATCTAATTACACTGATATTGTTAAAAGAATAagtgataatataaagaaaaaaaataaaaaaaataaaaataataataataatacatttcATTCTTTTCTAATGcattatgattataataagaaaaagaGAAATAAAGTTAAGaaatcaaaaataaaaaaggacataaatatttttatgagcataatgtattattttctaaattaTGAGTCTTTCCAAAAATTTTACATCaaaaaatga
- a CDS encoding putative membrane protein (conserved Plasmodium membrane protein, unknown function~transcript variant 1; alternatively spliced): MTIGIYLLIFLIFLYVFLSRMLYDLIIKNKKNESISSSNLTGENTRNFLFFFLFICHISRIVSLIILTFLDIKYNSVDYSNVILFPYYYFYLTILKALPTYLFLSSFTIIILFWSQVYYASVLVSSPHLQTMYIFLNVLVYAINVILASLAYFMKAYFDYIYYNYIIESIVDYIIASAFLYYGVKVTNKLKEKSKGLARKDNIVKRILTLAIVLFVILNLKGLYSFWCFIKDIKFYRSFFDLPTCDAIIYFLSECVPSILIIYTFQPSKEKSAMDFKYTTPLCSETFDPYNLKFKKKKTKKNTNN, from the exons ATGACTATCG GTATATATCTTctcatatttttaatttttttgtacGTTTTTCTGAGTCGTATGCTTTATGACCTTATcattaaaaacaaaaaaaatgaatcCATAAGCTCCTCAAATTTGACGGGGGAGAACACTAGaaattttctatttttttttttgtttatatgtcatataa GTAGAATTGTATCCTTAATAATACTTACATTTTTAGacattaaatataattcaGTTGATTATAGTAATGTGATTTTAtttccatattattatttttatttaacTATACTCAAAGCTTTACCAACATACCTATTCTTATCATCATTTACaataattattcttttttgGTCACAAGTTTACTATGCATCAGTATTAGTATCTTCCCCACATTTACA gacgatgtatatttttttgaatgTATTGGTTTATGCTATAAACGTCATTTTGGCTAGTTTGGCCTATTTCATGAAAGCATATTTTGACTACATATATtacaattatattataGAGTCTATTGTAGACTATATAATAGCAAGTgcttttttatattatggAGTAAAG GTTACTAACAAACTGAAGGAAAAGAGCAAAGGACTTGCAAGAAAGGATAACATCGTTAAAAGG ATTTTAACTTTGGCTATTGTCCTTTTTGTTATTTTGAATTTAAAGGgtttatattcattttgGTGTTTCATAAAggatataaaattttatagGTCTTTTTTTGATCTTCCCACTTGTGACGCTATA atttattttttatcagAATGTGTCCCGTCCATACTGATCATTTATACCTTCCAACCAAGCAAAGAAAAGAGC GCAATGGACTTCAAATATACTACCCCTCTATGTTCAGAAACTTTTGACCCGTAcaatttaaaatttaaaaagaaaaagacaaagaaaaatactaataattaa
- a CDS encoding putative membrane protein (conserved Plasmodium membrane protein, unknown function~transcript variant 2; alternatively spliced) yields the protein MTIGIYLLIFLIFLYVFLSRMLYDLIIKNKKNESISSSNLTGENTRNFLFFFLFICHISRIVSLIILTFLDIKYNSVDYSNVILFPYYYFYLTILKALPTYLFLSSFTIIILFWSQVYYASVLVSSPHLQTMYIFLNVLVYAINVILASLAYFMKAYFDYIYYNYIIESIVDYIIASAFLYYGVKVTNKLKEKSKGLARKDNIVKRIYFLSECVPSILIIYTFQPSKEKSAMDFKYTTPLCSETFDPYNLKFKKKKTKKNTNN from the exons ATGACTATCG GTATATATCTTctcatatttttaatttttttgtacGTTTTTCTGAGTCGTATGCTTTATGACCTTATcattaaaaacaaaaaaaatgaatcCATAAGCTCCTCAAATTTGACGGGGGAGAACACTAGaaattttctatttttttttttgtttatatgtcatataa GTAGAATTGTATCCTTAATAATACTTACATTTTTAGacattaaatataattcaGTTGATTATAGTAATGTGATTTTAtttccatattattatttttatttaacTATACTCAAAGCTTTACCAACATACCTATTCTTATCATCATTTACaataattattcttttttgGTCACAAGTTTACTATGCATCAGTATTAGTATCTTCCCCACATTTACA gacgatgtatatttttttgaatgTATTGGTTTATGCTATAAACGTCATTTTGGCTAGTTTGGCCTATTTCATGAAAGCATATTTTGACTACATATATtacaattatattataGAGTCTATTGTAGACTATATAATAGCAAGTgcttttttatattatggAGTAAAG GTTACTAACAAACTGAAGGAAAAGAGCAAAGGACTTGCAAGAAAGGATAACATCGTTAAAAGG atttattttttatcagAATGTGTCCCGTCCATACTGATCATTTATACCTTCCAACCAAGCAAAGAAAAGAGC GCAATGGACTTCAAATATACTACCCCTCTATGTTCAGAAACTTTTGACCCGTAcaatttaaaatttaaaaagaaaaagacaaagaaaaatactaataattaa